A section of the Gloeobacter violaceus PCC 7421 genome encodes:
- the rplJ gene encoding 50S ribosomal protein L10, with product MGKRPVKEALVGDLQKLLEKSSVVMVIDYRGLSVAEITGLRRRMREHGGTCVVAKNTLMGVATRETAWRNIDPLLAGPSAFLFGNEKLKEMLKTYEDFARETKKTEFRGAVVDGTLVTLDGLKAIADLPPKEVLLAQFAGALKVLPTKIAVGINQVPTKVAVGINEVPAGLARVLEALRKQKEEQQQPQAAA from the coding sequence GTGGGAAAAAGACCAGTCAAAGAAGCGCTCGTAGGCGATCTCCAGAAACTTCTGGAGAAAAGCTCGGTGGTGATGGTGATCGACTATCGCGGTCTGAGCGTCGCCGAAATCACCGGCCTGCGCCGCCGCATGCGCGAGCACGGCGGCACCTGCGTGGTGGCCAAGAACACCCTGATGGGGGTCGCTACCCGCGAGACGGCCTGGCGGAACATCGATCCGCTGCTGGCGGGTCCTTCGGCCTTTCTTTTCGGCAACGAAAAGCTCAAGGAGATGCTCAAGACCTACGAGGACTTCGCGCGCGAGACCAAAAAAACCGAGTTTCGCGGCGCGGTCGTCGACGGTACCCTCGTCACCCTCGACGGCCTCAAGGCGATTGCCGACCTGCCGCCCAAGGAGGTGCTTCTGGCCCAGTTTGCCGGTGCCCTCAAGGTGCTGCCGACCAAGATCGCCGTGGGCATCAACCAGGTGCCGACGAAGGTGGCCGTGGGCATCAACGAAGTGCCCGCCGGCCTGGCCCGGGTCCTCGAAGCGCTCAGAAAACAAAAAGAAGAACAGCAGCAGCCGCAAGCTGCCGCTTGA
- the rplL gene encoding 50S ribosomal protein L7/L12: MASERVEKILEDLKALSLLEAAELVKGIEEVFGVKAEAPAGGGMMVMPGVMPGAPAAAAPAEPVEEQTEFTVMLEEVPADKKIAILKVAREITGLGLKEAKDLVEAAPKAVKEGVNKDDAATIKKKLEEAGAKASIK, from the coding sequence ATGGCAAGCGAACGCGTCGAGAAAATTCTCGAAGATCTGAAGGCCCTCAGCCTGCTGGAGGCGGCCGAACTGGTCAAAGGCATCGAAGAAGTCTTTGGCGTCAAGGCCGAGGCGCCCGCCGGGGGCGGCATGATGGTGATGCCCGGCGTGATGCCCGGCGCCCCCGCCGCCGCCGCCCCGGCCGAGCCGGTCGAGGAGCAGACCGAGTTCACCGTCATGCTCGAAGAAGTGCCCGCCGACAAGAAGATCGCCATCCTCAAGGTGGCCCGCGAGATCACCGGCCTCGGCCTCAAAGAAGCCAAGGATCTGGTCGAAGCGGCCCCCAAGGCGGTCAAAGAAGGCGTCAACAAAGACGACGCCGCGACTATCAAGAAGAAACTCGAAGAAGCCGGCGCCAAAGCCAGCATCAAGTAG